The following nucleotide sequence is from Cricetulus griseus strain 17A/GY chromosome 9, alternate assembly CriGri-PICRH-1.0, whole genome shotgun sequence.
tttgtttaaaaagaagaaaagagaaatgctgagacatgagacataggacatgtttattataaggcccggtagaatggggagactaagaagaggaacaggggtaaatggctgaccgccatggccggtcgccatagagagagcacataggtgagagagagtagaaaggaagctgagaggaaacagagcaggggagcagagagagggaacagagagcacagagagcgtaaaggggcagggacttatcttttaaaggggtcctctgcacctgtgtgcagacttagttcccatggaaccttgggctgaccagggtactgcctgttccaccaggtaacaggggcaggccagcataatgcctgaacctttcagtggtgATGAAGAAGAAACGGGTGTGATGGACACTCCAGAGAGAAATCCGTCCATCAGACCTCTCGTCCCCTTTCCCATCACAGAAATCTCATGTGGTCGCCACTGTCATTtacctctccccctccttcctggtCGCTCCTCCCCTAGTCCTCATGGAGAGCCCACAGGGAAAGGTAGAGGACATTCTACTCCACTGAGTCACCCTGACTTTCTGGCCACTTCCCTCCCACACTGAGCCTTGTCctgtttcttccttatttttgctCTTAGGCTGAGACAACATTTCATTTCCATTCATGGGCTCTACCATTTATTCAAAGTGTATTTGGGACCTTGATGTCTGTTGACTTTGTTATAAGTCTCTACTACCCAAGTCATTTTAGtgaagaggaaactgtggtccGTGTCAAGCAACTATTCTCTTAAGGTCATCCAAACCTCCAAGAAATGTTCGTTCCCTCTATTCTTATtatcctcttattttttttccttttttaaaatttaaattagaaacaagcttgttttacatgtcaataccagttccctcaccctcccctcctccacagccccaATGAAAAATTGACATGTACATGAATAAAACATGAGATcagacattgaaaaaacaataaTTTCTGGATTTGATGaatcatttttttcagttttgaaaattagttcttatttatttgcttgtctgGTGTCTACTTTGGGAGACATAAATTCTAAGAATAAGTAGAATTGCAGATGGttgttcttcatttctgtctaGAAAATTTTATTGGGGAAGTCCCACTGCCAGGCTCATTAGTACTTAATAATCAAGCAGTTTTCTTCCTTAATGAGAAATTATGAATTTAATTCATTTGAAACACTCAAATAACTTCCTCTTTTTGAATGGAGACTATTGCGCTATTGCTTTCCTGTCCAGTATGTCTCCAGTGATCTAAGTGGAGTGGtgtaacaatgaagaaaatatagaCAGATATAAAAGGGACACCCCAAAAAAAGCTGGCATTAGGGTTCCATGCTCTCTGAATGGAAACGACGACACCCTGGAAGCTCTGTGTCTGTAATACCTACATGTAAATAGATTCAAAGAGTTATTGCATAATGATTGATACTTGAGTGGCAGGTTTATTATCTAAAGCTCTTCAGGTAAGCATTCTTGGCTCATCTTAGTACTTTCAGACTTTATAGCCTTCAACTGTTGAGGCCTGAATATCTGAAGAAAGCAAAATATCCTGGATAGTTTTTACATAATCTCTCAAAATCCTCACACAATCACAGGAGGATTTGTAATGTTCCCAGCTTCAACAGATGATCGGAAGTTACTTTGCATTTTCAGCGTGTCTCAGTGTGTTGTCTTAGACCTAAATCTATCATTGTAATCAGCTGAAGTTCACTCCACACCCACTCAGGCCTTCACATACTTAGCCCTTTTTTCCCCCTACATATACTTTTAATGATTCATTCTGTTATAGTTTTTCTAAAGccatttggtttatattttaagGTCATTATTTTTGGCATGTTTTGTATTGCAATTCCTGATATTTATTACAATACACTAGTATAAAATGAATGTCCACCATTCCAAGGCAGCAACAATTGAAGACAAGTTATATTGCATTTATTGATAACTGGGAAAATGGGAATATGTGCCTTCAACTATTGTCAAAtttattgtatattattttaatacattttcagtgtatttatgataaataTATTGCTGCATATGTAGCTGGTTTTCCAAGAATATTTTTGTGAATAACTATTTTATCTGTTGGTAGAAtgctcttttttttggtttttcaagacagggtttctctgtgtagctttggagcctatcctggcactcactctggaaaccagactggcctcgaactcacagagatccacctgcctctgcctcccaagtgctgggattaaaggcatgccaacGCCTGGCTGGtagaatacttttaaaattacaatgatCTTAAGGTTGACTAATGTCTCTCATCTAACAATGAATAAAGATTGAACATTTGCTACAGATTTCCTTCCAATACTTACAGTATAAAGAACCTCATTTTTGGATGAGCATTTGTACAGAAATTCTCTATTGAGTTGGTCTTTTACATGAATTTTCAAATGTGCTCTAAATTAGTAccttcttttaaagaatttttaaaaactctgtaCATTTGTTAGGTTTTCTTCCATTAGTGATGCTGTGTTGGGTTTGATGATCTGAGCACTCCATGAAAATTGACACATTTTTAATATTGTGAGTGTTCTTTCTAGTATGGATTCTGTAATGGTAGTTAAGATGCAAGAACCCAGAAGAGGATTTCCTGCAGGCTTCACATTCATAATCTTTCTCTCCTGTATGGAGGTAGTGAGTTTTTGCAGAAAAGATTCATGGGAAAAAGACATAGCACATAGCATAATCATTAAAGTATTAAGGATTCTTACTTTGAAGAAGTAAATCATGGGCAGAGAACTTGCCacaatttgtgtatttatttaaccTTTTCTCTGTAATCTATTCTTTGATGAACTCTtagtaaaggacttgccacatacaTTTCAATACTAACATTTCTCACACGTGTGTATTCTTTGCTGAGAATACACAATGAGAACctttataaggtttctctccagtgagTATTCTTTGATAGCATGGAAGAGTTGGGTTTTGGGTAAAAGACTACCCACAAtatttacaattgtaaggtttctctttAGTGTATATTCTTGATGAACTTGAAGTGTGGAGCTCCGATTAAAGAACTTTCCACACTCTCAacatttataaggtttctctccagttgTATTCTTTGATGAGCTTGAAGATTTGAGCTAGAGGTAAAGGACATTCCAAAAATTTACAAATGTAAggtttttttccagtgtgtatacTTTGATGAACTTCaagagttttataattttatatctaCCCCTATGGCTGGTCTGTACATTGCTATAtagacaggctggcctgtaattcacagactcctactgcctctgcctcctgagagctgggctTAATGGCATGTAAtgtactgtgtgtatatgtagttgGGTATACAGATAAGGGAACATAAACAACTTGTGGTTATTAGTCCTCCCTTTCCACCATATGAGCTCCagagatcaagctcaggtcatttGGCTTGTTGCACACTGAGTCAGTTTCCTAGCCTTCATAGATTAAAGAAAAGATAGCTAGGGCTGAAAAAAAATGCCTCAATGCTTAAGAACTTTGTTTTCACTTCCAGTGTTGGATTTCTAGTACTCACATAGtgactaacaaccatctgtaactccagttgtaaTTGACAGCTCTCTTCTGGCTGCCTCAGGCATTAAATACACAGATCCCAGTCAAACATGCAGAAAAACACCCCTACAGATATTAAAAGACTGCTGAAGGTCAATAGTGATGGATGATGTGCTCATTGAGCTCCAGCACCACCCCATCAGAACCTGTAATCTACAAGTCCCATTCTGTACCTGAACCCACCCATCCCCAGAGACCTCAGTGACTCCCTGAGGCAGTGACTACACACGCAAAGAGCAGCTTCCTGAGACATGGATGCCAACTGCAAGGACTGGACCAAGAGGCAAAGACACTTCCTGCACCAATTGGAAGAGGTGCCAATGCAAGAattggtgccacccacaatagGAAAGTTTTCCCAGTTCAATTGATATGATCAAATAATCCTCCATAGAAGCACACATGGATCAAACAAATCTAGAAAGTCTCTCCTTGAGACTTTTCTTTAAGATGATTTTAGACTGTGTCAGTTGACAATTAAATTAGCCATTAGACACTGTATTCCTTTTCTTGTATCTCCCCTACTTCAGTGAGGCCTCTTTGATCACTCAGGCAGTTTAAATGTACTTTCATATCTCATATGCagttgcacacatgtgcacactctaacaaatgtaatttttcttaaagttttgtgatccacaaattaaaacaaaatgcagTGGGTTTCCTTCTGATAATGGCTTTATTCATACTGTTCATCAACAATGTTACTCATTTTCTAGCAATATGCGATTTTGTTCTTCATGGTAGAAATCTTAGTTGCCTTCAGACTTGGTCTCATGTGACTCAGATTGCTTTAATTCTCAAGTTTTCTGTGTGAACTGCCCTTGTAGGTTATCCTCTTTTGTAgatgtgctaggattacaggcatgaaatTCATGGTCctcaaagatttatttcttaataaaataataaaagtttagCGTCAATATATACTATCTTGCATAATCCTTTcagatatgtatatgtctcttacACTGTTTTGCCACCTTAGTCTTAGCCTCAGCTATAGGCTCAGTAGGAAAAGTCTCCAAAGAACAGTGATGttagttttgattttaattttttcatccAAACCAGAGGACAAAGAAGGATGTTTTTCTAGATTAATACTCCCACATGTCACACAATGTCGGATGAGTCAGAAAGTGAGATGCAGTGGCACAGCAAACATTCTCATGGTTCCTTGCTTGCCACTTCCTATAGCTCAGAGTCTGCAGGATGTGGAGATGAGTTGCTGGCTTTGCCAATGTTCAAGGCTGAGTCTTCCCTCAGGGCCCTCTCTAGACTTGTAGACAGAGAGTGTATCAGCCTCTCTCTGTATTCCTGGCCCAGAAAAACATAGAGTATTGGGTTGAGGCAGCTGTTGAAGGAGGCCAGGGTGCTTGCAGGGTTCACCATCACGTGAATGCTGTATGGCGTCTCCTTGTTCCAGATATTGCCTAAAAGAATTATCAATTGAAAAGGGAACCAACAGACAAAGAAGGAAACTGCTACAGCAGTGAGGACACGTAAAGGACGGCTGGAATTCAAAAAGCCTCTTCTGCAGATCTTAGCAGCCATGAGTCCATAGCAGATGACAATGAAGGACATGGGCATGCTGAATCCTATAATGAAACTGACTATTCCTGTAACTGTGCTCACCATAAGAGAAACCTTTAATTGTTCCTCAGGGGTTGGAATCCAGGATTCAAAATTAGTTGTACAGTGCACATCACCTCTTGCATCTCTCACTGTAGTCAAGAAGAGGAAATGTGGAACAGTAAGGAGTAGAGCAAGAATCCAAACTCCGACAATCACTTTCCTGGCCAGAGCCAGAGTTCTGTGGTTCTGAGCCCATACTGGGTGCAGGACACAAACACAGCGGTCCATGGCAATGACAGTGATCAGGAACACACTTACAAAAAGGTTTATGTGCACTATGATGTGGACAAATTTGCAAAGGAACCAACCAAAGATCCATTTTCCTCTCATTACCATTGAGATAACGTGGAGTGGTAGAGTAGCCAGGAAAGAGAAGTCACCCAAAGCCAGGTTCAGATAACAGATGGAGGTCACAGTGTGTGCCATCCGGAATCCAGCCACCCAAATCACAAGCCCATTACCTAGCACACCAAGGACAAAGGTTATGGAGAGGACCACGAGTGAGAGGATCCATAGAACTCTCGAGGTGGTAGACTCATAGAACACAACTTCTGATCCATTTACAGGGATGGAGGAATTGGCTTCCATTTCATCAGCACCTGAAACATTTCAACAATGACTGTTTCTTAAATGTGGCTCTGACTGATAGCACCCTTACTCAGATCCCACAGCTCCTTTCACAACAGGGTACCCATTCTAAGAGTGTTAGATTAAGCCAAATTCTCTGTTGAATGTCCCTCATGTAAAGCATAGTTCTATATGTTATCACAGAACATTATTATTTTTCAGAATAATTAGGAAGCAGATTATAAGCTCCCATATCCCAGCACCGATATTGAACCAAGTTTAGACAGGAAACAGAATATGGGGAGACGTGAGTTATCCAGGGAATAGAGAACAGTATATTAACTAGATTTTCCCTTGGTCAAAGCTTTCCATTAGTTATTTGTTCTCAAAGAAAAGATTTCACCTGAGAGATGCAGGCAGTTTAAGCTAAGGCACATTTTCAAACAAAGCATAATACATAGATAGGGAGTTGTTGGAGTAAGTTTGCCAAAGAGATGTAGGAGTGATAGGTGATATCTTTTTAATTCTAGTTGCAATATTTTCACCACTGCTATCTTTGTATGTTTGTTCCTTTTCAATTGGTGATCATTTTAAGCACACTGTGTCACAAGGCACCACTCAGTCAAGTTCATAGAATCCTTGTAATTTTGGTCAATCTAATGATTCTATTACTTTCTCCATTGTGAGTTTCAATGacgattttttttataaagattatgAGGTGTATGCAGCATTCACATGGGTAAGGTTTCTGTTATTCTTGTCCAAATAATAGTTCagcacatttcctttctttacatgtacaggtatgtctgtgtctgttcatgtacatttttttaaatgccagagTATAACTTCCACTGGCATTCTCTGGGTGCCAACCACTTAGGTTTTTAGGACAGAGTCTCTACACTAGCTTACAGCTTGCTGAGTAGGACAGCTGACTAACAAATGTGCACCAGCTATGCATTTATTTCTGCCTCTCCAAAAAATGTGCCTACAAGCACTGCCCCATCTCAATTTTCCAGGTCTTCTTTtggcaaggcaagcactttaacaaTTGAACTATCCCCAGTGCCACAGTGCTTCATTGTAGGCTATATCTTTCCACTGTCTTCCTCAGAGTTCCATGGGACAGGAAGGAAAATGATACTGTAATGAAGTCAGGACTCAGGCCTTACAAgaaatttccttaaaattttagATTCTGAAATGGAAGAGTTCGACTATGCCTTCAAGAATGCTTAATGACAAAGGGGAATTCAAGATACAATTTCCAAGACAAAGTGTCAAATGTCTCATATCTAGTGTCTTGTCAAGCTAATATTAGGTTTAAATCATATTCTGACATGGCACATTGTAAAAACACTAACCCAGATATTTACCTTCTTTCTGACCGAGGTTCACACAGATCTCAGATCCTGCCTATTTTTGATTATATTTCTGTTAATCTAAGGTACTGGTTTGATCTAGAGTAAAAGAGAACCTTGAACAGATACTACCAAAGTTTGATAATGTGCATCTCTTTGCTGGTTTGCAAAGGCAGGAAGTCAGTGATGGGTGTATCCCACCTCTACCTTCAAGACAGTGTCTTCTGTTTACCCTGTTTCAGATGAAGGTCCTCACTGCTTGTAATAATAAGAGTGAGAATGCCTGCTTTTTTAGTGTTATGTGGGATAGAGGATAAGACATAATGAATTTTGGTGTTCAGGGCCTCTCCTTTATCTGCATCATATGATTATATAATTGCTATAcattatgtttattattatacATTAGTCAATCtaaatggttttattatttttaggtttctttttttttcaaggcagagtttctctgtattgctctggagcctgtcctggaactcactctgtagaccaagctggccttgaactcacatagatccacctgcctctgcctcccaagtgctggaatttaaggagtatgccaccaacacccagctatttttTAGGTTTTGTAAGAGTACATATATATTTTGAGAAGTTGTGAAAGCTACAGAAAGCCATTTCAATAGCGATAGAGATTTGGgtttcattctgtttgttttgacCCCTGGGTCCTTCTTCTATCACAGCAATGTGACAAACAGTGCTTACTCTGCTCCTCCTCTACTACCTGTTTAAGTGATCCTCTCTGCCACGTAAGGCAGAGTTTTGTTCAGTGAAGATGACGTTTCCACCTATTCTGAGCATAAATTCTGGTCAACCTAGAATTTATAATCTTTTGACTAAATTTCCTGATAAGATTACTATGGAAGGATGTCATCAGAGATCTTCTGGGAATTATTTTCTacctttcttaagaaaaaaacaatgttttatatttaaatggaaTGCTTGACTTTGTGCAAGTTACAGTGTACATATGAAACTGACATATCAATTTCAATTACAACATCTCTGTACCCCCTCTCCTCTGTTGAGAGAAATTGACATATTTTTAATGCCAAGTGTGGGTGCCATAGCACCCATAAATAGgtatattttagatttatttttcttaatgtgtttTCCTGCATGAGTTTATGCTTACCACATGCATACAAACCTATAAATGCTCCTGAATGGAAACATTTCCTCTAGAAAAGAACAGGGGTGCTCATGAAGCTTAGGAAGTAAACAAGTCTCAAGATGTCCTGATACCAACAAGACTGAGAGGCCACTCCAAgtttctggaaatagaaagcaaATACTAGGAGCCTGgcggcagtggtggcgcacacctttagtcccagcactcaggaggcagaggcaggtggatctctgtgagtttgagaccaactttgtctacaagagttagttccagtatagcctacaaagccacatagaaaccctgtctcgaaccacccccctgcccccaaaaaagaaagaaaatactaagaAAAGAGATGATGCATTAAGAGCTGAAACATGTCTGTCTCATCTGCCAAGAGGCCTGCCTACATGTCATGCAGACATACACTTTTCATTAACCACCACAAGGTTGGGGTGGGTTTTTCAGTGACAAATCTGCCTTTGAATATTCTCTACTGCTAAAGATGACCtatcattctttcttctgtaagtaaCCTCAACAAACTCATTGGTTCAGCAATTTAGAGTTTCAGATGATCATTACTTTTGTCTGTCATTGCTCCACTGTGTGTAATTGTTCCACTAAGTAAATATTCCAGGAaattctcgaaaaacaaacaaacaaacaaaaaacacaaaatatcctaagcaaatttgaggccaaacTCTTCAACATCAGACTTTGTCTAATCAACaacaataagcaaacaaaaaagaacaaacaaaaggttaggtggaaggagaagaaagagggggaggagaaataaAACTTGCAAGGTGGTAtacacctgaaattccagcacttgggaagcacagTTTGAAGGTCTGTTATATGTTTAAGACTAACTTTAAACCAGATAGAAATCTCCAGACTTACCAGGACTACCTTACATAGTGagaatttattatataatattttaaaattagaaataattttcacatcttattttgttaaatatttatataacattatgtagccaaattataatttcaatgtATATTCAATACAAGATTATTAATGCGATGATCCACACTAATTTCTCCATAGTATGGCTTTAAAATATGATATGTCTTAGTACTCTTTGTTCCCTCACATTAGACTATCTCTTAAGTGGTACAGCCTACATGCAGATATAGAATATCAGAGCAGGGTGAGAAAAGATACCTCTCCTGGAATTTCAGTTTAAGAGATTTGAGTGAGTCTAGCAATTAATTCAAATGCTTCCTGCTGGCTTCCTCTTgtgcaaaagaaaatttataaaattgttgTCCTTATTCAATACATTGCATCTATTGAACAAAGCATGTGCAAAAAGAAAGTTTGAGAAGAGAAATTGGAAGAAGTAGCAGATATAAATAGTATAGTGAATATTTTGATAGTTTGGGAGCTCTTTCGTCAGGCCACTATCCTACTTGTTTTTCTAACcctaagtttatttattttattttttctctgtacttcaaatagattttattaatttgagaaTTTTAACCGatgattttaatcatattcagCCTCTTTCCT
It contains:
- the LOC100764999 gene encoding formyl peptide receptor-related sequence 3, with translation MEANSSIPVNGSEVVFYESTTSRVLWILSLVVLSITFVLGVLGNGLVIWVAGFRMAHTVTSICYLNLALGDFSFLATLPLHVISMVMRGKWIFGWFLCKFVHIIVHINLFVSVFLITVIAMDRCVCVLHPVWAQNHRTLALARKVIVGVWILALLLTVPHFLFLTTVRDARGDVHCTTNFESWIPTPEEQLKVSLMVSTVTGIVSFIIGFSMPMSFIVICYGLMAAKICRRGFLNSSRPLRVLTAVAVSFFVCWFPFQLIILLGNIWNKETPYSIHVMVNPASTLASFNSCLNPILYVFLGQEYRERLIHSLSTSLERALREDSALNIGKASNSSPHPADSEL